One part of the Bradyrhizobium sp. CB1650 genome encodes these proteins:
- a CDS encoding FAD-dependent oxidoreductase, whose protein sequence is MSQTDIAIVGAGPYGLASTVALRRAGFSVKVFGDPLLFWRSQTPKGMLLRSPYEGSSIGDWSGPLTLEAFDAGRDHPVSRPVTADEFIEYGLWFQQKAASDLDRREIRSVERAGDRFRLVARDGEEFEAARVVVAAGVGALAWRPPLFDSLDPCLVSHSLEHDDLRKFAGQRVTVVGRGQSALESAALLHEAGSEVDVLVRAPLVRWLHQRPWLHEQWLVKQMLYAPPDVGPAGVSHLVAHPWAFCALPRRTQDWLGPRVIRAAGANWLIPRLADVPIRLNTEVREACSMGDRVRLVLNDGTESTVDHVLLATGYRVDLSRYSFLSPSVLAGINTIGGWPRLSRGFETSVLGLHIVGAPAAWSHGPLLRFVAGSGYASRTLVKGLQR, encoded by the coding sequence ATGAGTCAAACTGACATTGCGATCGTTGGGGCCGGGCCGTACGGCCTTGCATCGACGGTAGCCCTGCGACGTGCCGGGTTTTCCGTAAAGGTGTTCGGCGATCCTTTGCTGTTCTGGAGATCGCAAACTCCCAAGGGCATGTTGCTCCGGTCGCCTTACGAGGGGAGCAGCATCGGTGACTGGAGCGGCCCGCTGACGCTCGAGGCATTCGACGCTGGTCGCGACCATCCTGTCAGCCGGCCTGTCACCGCCGACGAGTTCATCGAGTATGGGCTTTGGTTCCAGCAGAAGGCGGCTTCAGACCTGGACCGCCGAGAGATCCGTTCAGTCGAGCGGGCTGGCGATCGGTTCCGTTTGGTGGCTCGGGATGGTGAAGAGTTCGAGGCGGCGAGGGTCGTCGTGGCGGCGGGAGTTGGAGCACTCGCTTGGAGACCGCCCCTGTTCGATTCGCTCGACCCTTGCCTCGTCTCACACAGCTTGGAGCACGATGATCTCAGGAAGTTCGCCGGACAGCGGGTGACGGTGGTGGGCCGTGGCCAGAGCGCGCTCGAGTCGGCCGCCCTGCTGCACGAGGCGGGATCTGAGGTGGACGTCCTGGTGCGTGCGCCCCTCGTCAGGTGGCTCCACCAGCGCCCCTGGTTGCACGAGCAGTGGCTGGTCAAGCAGATGTTATACGCCCCGCCTGATGTCGGTCCCGCCGGCGTGAGCCACCTCGTCGCGCATCCGTGGGCATTCTGCGCCCTCCCTCGTCGCACGCAGGACTGGCTGGGACCGCGCGTCATTCGCGCAGCGGGAGCGAATTGGCTCATCCCCCGTCTCGCCGATGTCCCCATCCGGCTCAACACGGAGGTGCGGGAAGCCTGCAGCATGGGCGACCGCGTACGGCTCGTCCTCAACGATGGCACGGAGAGCACCGTGGATCACGTGCTCCTGGCCACGGGCTACCGGGTCGACCTATCGCGCTACTCATTCCTGTCCCCATCAGTGCTCGCGGGCATCAACACCATTGGCGGATGGCCCCGCCTGTCGCGTGGCTTCGAGACGTCCGTCCTTGGCCTCCACATCGTGGGCGCCCCTGCGGCGTGGAGTCACGGCCCGCTCCTGCGGTTCGTTGCGGGCAGCGGGTACGCATCGAGAACACTCGTCAAAGGTCTCCAACGGTGA
- a CDS encoding ATP-grasp domain-containing protein — translation MTGALVIGGDYRGLGVVRSLGRHGIPVWVAAERFSLARASRYATGRMAWPAKLEEQLTCLIDLADRHGLRDWVLFPSGEETASLIAQHADKLAECYKLTTSPWELHRFAADKRLTYGRAEALGIGCAATHYPSTLEELEELEPSYPVILKPARKPIASAFTDAKAWRVDNRQQLFDLYRAASAQIDPDLIMVQELLPGGGETRLSFAALVSDGRPLASVAARRTRQFPADFGRASTFVETIEDPDVVAAAEMLLRDLRLSGLVEVEFQRDPRDGQLKLLDVNPRIWGWHSLGRAAGVDFPYLAWLLAMGKPVPEGRGKPGCRWVRLSTDVPTSVVEIAAGRLALRPYLRSLKPHVEGPIAAWDDPLPIAAELWLIASRLGGLALGGKGEVA, via the coding sequence GTGACCGGCGCGCTGGTCATCGGCGGGGACTACCGCGGGCTCGGCGTCGTGCGGAGCCTCGGCCGCCACGGCATCCCCGTCTGGGTTGCTGCAGAGCGATTCTCGCTGGCGCGGGCGTCGCGGTACGCAACAGGACGGATGGCGTGGCCAGCGAAACTGGAGGAGCAGCTCACCTGCCTCATCGACCTTGCTGATCGCCATGGGCTTCGCGACTGGGTGCTGTTCCCGAGCGGTGAAGAGACAGCATCCCTGATCGCGCAGCACGCGGACAAGCTTGCGGAGTGCTATAAGCTCACGACATCGCCGTGGGAGTTGCATCGGTTCGCAGCGGACAAGCGACTGACGTATGGCCGTGCAGAAGCACTCGGGATCGGCTGCGCCGCCACGCACTACCCGTCCACACTTGAGGAATTGGAGGAGCTCGAGCCCTCGTACCCGGTGATCCTCAAGCCCGCGCGCAAACCGATCGCCTCAGCATTCACCGACGCAAAGGCATGGAGAGTCGACAACCGACAACAGCTATTCGATCTCTACCGGGCAGCCAGTGCGCAGATCGACCCTGACCTCATTATGGTCCAGGAGCTGTTGCCCGGTGGCGGAGAGACGCGCTTGTCGTTCGCGGCTCTTGTGAGCGATGGACGGCCACTTGCGTCCGTCGCTGCCCGACGCACGCGCCAGTTCCCGGCCGATTTCGGAAGGGCCAGCACCTTTGTTGAGACGATCGAGGACCCCGACGTCGTTGCGGCGGCTGAGATGCTGCTTCGGGATCTGCGACTATCCGGGCTGGTCGAGGTCGAGTTCCAGCGTGACCCGCGGGACGGCCAATTGAAGCTGCTCGATGTCAATCCTCGGATCTGGGGATGGCATTCTCTCGGTCGTGCCGCAGGCGTGGACTTCCCGTACCTCGCCTGGCTGCTCGCGATGGGGAAGCCTGTCCCCGAGGGGCGGGGCAAGCCCGGGTGCCGATGGGTTCGTCTGTCGACGGACGTGCCCACGTCGGTCGTCGAGATAGCCGCCGGTCGGCTGGCGCTCAGGCCCTACTTGCGATCGCTAAAGCCGCACGTTGAGGGCCCCATCGCTGCATGGGACGACCCGCTCCCGATTGCGGCGGAGCTGTGGCTCATCGCCAGCCGGCTTGGTGGACTGGCGCTCGGAGGCAAAGGAGAGGTCGCGTGA
- a CDS encoding glycosyltransferase has translation MALRVGALCWEIARSRPTVIMGIYIMPHGLIAFALGRLTRRRVCIHVIGGPREIIDGGYWVDQWQVRRPSKRLERLYLAVLRHTDMIMVVGSETKRYLVAQGVPAERVHLMSSKIDPERFHPMPQIARDYDLVLTAQLIPRKRVDLFLRLVADLRRLHSHIRAVVVGDGPQRPELESIAARLDVSGCVDFVGFHEETEMYYNRAKIFVLTSSAEGLSLAMLEAMACGLPAVVPAVGDLADVVRDGETGYLVPDDDQEAFVRALSRLIESDDLRQRLGQTARATILDGYTVHDGARRWDELLSSEPRVSVHSV, from the coding sequence ATGGCGCTGCGGGTCGGAGCCCTGTGCTGGGAGATCGCACGCTCCCGCCCCACCGTCATCATGGGAATTTACATCATGCCTCACGGGCTCATCGCCTTCGCGCTGGGCCGGCTGACACGCCGCCGGGTTTGCATCCACGTCATCGGCGGTCCTCGCGAGATTATCGATGGGGGGTACTGGGTCGACCAATGGCAGGTCCGGCGCCCCAGCAAGAGACTGGAGCGGCTGTATCTCGCCGTCCTGCGTCATACCGACATGATCATGGTCGTCGGGAGCGAAACGAAGCGATATCTGGTCGCCCAAGGCGTCCCGGCGGAGCGGGTCCATCTCATGTCCAGCAAGATCGATCCCGAGCGCTTTCATCCCATGCCTCAGATCGCTCGCGATTACGATCTCGTCCTGACCGCGCAGCTGATCCCCCGAAAGCGAGTCGACCTGTTCCTCCGTCTCGTTGCCGACCTGAGACGACTCCACTCACACATTCGCGCGGTCGTCGTGGGCGACGGCCCTCAGAGACCGGAGCTAGAGTCGATCGCGGCTCGCCTCGACGTGTCAGGATGCGTAGATTTCGTGGGCTTCCATGAAGAGACGGAGATGTACTACAACCGCGCGAAGATCTTCGTGCTCACCTCGTCGGCCGAGGGGCTCTCGCTGGCCATGCTGGAGGCAATGGCGTGTGGACTTCCTGCCGTCGTTCCAGCAGTCGGCGATCTCGCCGACGTGGTCCGGGACGGCGAGACCGGGTATCTCGTGCCGGATGACGACCAGGAGGCGTTTGTGCGCGCGCTTTCCCGCCTCATCGAGAGCGACGATCTCCGGCAACGCCTCGGACAGACCGCGCGCGCGACCATTCTGGACGGCTATACGGTGCATGACGGCGCGCGACGCTGGGATGAGCTGCTCTCGTCAGAACCTCGCGTGAGTGTCCACTCGGTATGA
- a CDS encoding methyltransferase domain-containing protein: MREEALKYLVCPSCQSDLAAELPEPHPDGHYMSGTLTCSGCGHAYPIVNGVPRMVVTAQEARGAAETFGFEWQKHGEKELEGVTVFGRSQEEDVAYFLNATRSTRNELKGAVILDAGCGSGQLTAGVGMLEPQAVIGIDVNTAIEFPFQRCRHLRNVHIVQADILSLPSRPHQFDLVWSNGVIHHTPNPPKTFVNLSRTVKPLGKLYVWVYERRQSPFVTTGRLLRTLGIRQRLSLRDLYRLSKALAIVSLFFHTIYRAIRWLPPLRPESFGTDKTTRYRSLGAFGLTWFDVLSPKYDESYTKSEIREWFTREGFVDLALYPDQIGVVGIRKLDDAPRTAPPVGASA, translated from the coding sequence ATGAGAGAAGAGGCACTGAAATACCTGGTATGTCCGAGTTGCCAGTCCGATCTGGCCGCGGAGCTACCCGAGCCACATCCGGACGGCCACTACATGTCGGGCACGCTGACGTGCTCCGGCTGTGGCCATGCGTATCCTATTGTCAATGGCGTCCCGCGCATGGTCGTCACCGCCCAGGAAGCTCGCGGCGCGGCCGAGACCTTTGGCTTCGAGTGGCAGAAGCATGGTGAGAAGGAACTGGAGGGGGTCACAGTTTTCGGGCGCAGCCAGGAAGAAGATGTTGCTTACTTCCTGAATGCCACCCGGTCGACCAGGAACGAACTCAAAGGCGCCGTCATCCTCGATGCGGGATGCGGCAGTGGCCAGTTGACCGCAGGCGTCGGCATGCTGGAGCCACAGGCCGTTATCGGGATTGATGTGAACACCGCGATCGAGTTCCCGTTCCAGCGCTGCCGACACCTGCGCAATGTGCATATCGTGCAGGCAGACATCCTGTCACTGCCCTCCCGGCCACACCAGTTCGACCTCGTGTGGAGCAACGGGGTTATCCACCACACACCAAATCCCCCAAAGACGTTTGTCAACCTGAGCCGGACGGTCAAGCCGCTGGGGAAGCTGTATGTCTGGGTTTACGAGCGCCGGCAAAGCCCGTTCGTGACGACGGGACGGCTGTTACGCACTCTGGGGATCCGTCAGCGCCTGTCGCTCCGCGATCTCTATCGCCTCTCGAAAGCGCTCGCTATTGTCTCTCTGTTCTTCCACACCATCTACCGTGCAATCCGCTGGCTGCCGCCGCTGCGGCCGGAGTCGTTCGGGACCGACAAGACAACACGATACCGCAGCCTAGGAGCTTTTGGGCTGACGTGGTTTGACGTTCTCTCCCCCAAATACGACGAGTCCTACACGAAGAGCGAGATCAGGGAGTGGTTCACCCGCGAGGGGTTCGTCGATCTCGCGCTCTATCCGGACCAGATCGGCGTCGTGGGAATCCGAAAGCTCGATGACGCCCCACGGACAGCACCTCCGGTTGGAGCCTCTGCTTGA
- the asnB gene encoding asparagine synthase (glutamine-hydrolyzing) has product MFRALFLRLRDEQDASNSTGKDSAMCGVCGQFNFGSGAPVSASTIEAMMGTIIHRGPDDAGQHLDGSLGLGFRRLAIIDLSPAGHQPMSDQAQAVWVAFNGEIYNYQQLRQELQGHGHVFRSNCDTEVIVHGYKQWGDAVLNRFNGMFGLAIWDVKKRRLLLARDPMGIKPVYYAICNGSLAFGSEIRPVCVALGEPPGVDPEAVALFLRYRYTPAPRTMFKGIQKLAAGEKLVVENGQVHVSRYYQFAPVLFAPQPRPEEAAEKLIELYKTAMKRHLISDVPLGLLLSGGLDSGLLLALMSLYGRDWHTFSVGYGSSFADDELEDAAKTARIYGARHNAVHLTRETFEDVLPRIVDVLEEPVASSSIVPMYFVCQRARENVKVALIGQGPDELFGGYTRHLGVHYGAAWRALPGWLRAPSAALAHALPRNNTIKRGLYSLHEPDRLRRFQQVFSLVSDYAMQRLVRPELIADGEASVAARCWEEYRPAFENLDDLNALQLLELRSSLPDELLMYGDKLSMAHALEVRVPYLDREVVEHVQQLGASFKVRHGVRKWLHREVSKRLLSSEIIHRKKRGFAVNVVDGWFRQSLDGRTRQYLADPQSHVYRFLEPAAVQSMLGDHAAGRADHHKILFSVVVLEQWLRTFRLIRRTRRTHPVY; this is encoded by the coding sequence ATGTTCCGCGCGCTCTTCCTGCGGCTGCGCGACGAGCAAGACGCTTCGAACTCTACCGGAAAGGACTCCGCCATGTGCGGCGTCTGCGGGCAGTTTAACTTCGGCAGCGGTGCGCCCGTCAGCGCTTCCACCATTGAAGCGATGATGGGCACAATCATCCACCGCGGCCCCGACGACGCCGGCCAGCATTTGGACGGGAGTCTCGGCCTGGGTTTCCGCCGGCTGGCGATCATCGATCTGTCACCCGCCGGCCACCAACCGATGTCCGACCAAGCCCAGGCAGTGTGGGTGGCCTTCAACGGGGAGATCTACAACTATCAGCAGCTCCGGCAGGAGTTGCAGGGGCACGGCCACGTGTTTCGTTCCAACTGCGACACCGAGGTGATCGTGCACGGCTACAAGCAGTGGGGTGACGCCGTGCTGAACCGCTTCAACGGCATGTTCGGCCTCGCCATCTGGGACGTGAAAAAGCGCCGGCTGCTGCTGGCGCGCGATCCGATGGGCATCAAGCCGGTCTACTACGCGATCTGCAACGGATCGCTCGCTTTTGGTTCGGAGATCCGGCCGGTCTGCGTTGCTCTCGGCGAGCCGCCGGGCGTTGATCCCGAAGCCGTCGCTCTTTTTTTGCGCTATCGCTACACTCCGGCCCCGCGCACGATGTTCAAGGGCATCCAGAAGCTCGCCGCGGGTGAAAAACTCGTCGTCGAAAACGGCCAGGTGCACGTGTCGCGCTACTACCAGTTCGCCCCGGTGCTATTCGCCCCGCAGCCGCGCCCAGAGGAGGCGGCGGAAAAATTGATCGAACTCTACAAGACGGCGATGAAACGGCATCTCATCAGCGACGTTCCGCTCGGACTGCTGCTCAGCGGCGGCCTGGATTCGGGCCTGTTGCTCGCGCTGATGAGCTTGTATGGCCGCGACTGGCACACGTTCAGCGTCGGGTATGGATCGTCGTTCGCCGATGATGAACTCGAGGATGCCGCCAAGACGGCCCGGATCTACGGGGCCAGGCACAATGCGGTTCATCTCACCCGGGAAACGTTTGAAGACGTCCTGCCCCGCATCGTGGACGTCCTCGAGGAACCGGTCGCCTCGTCGTCGATCGTGCCCATGTACTTCGTCTGCCAGCGGGCTCGTGAAAACGTGAAGGTGGCGCTCATCGGCCAGGGGCCGGATGAGCTGTTCGGCGGATACACCCGACACCTCGGCGTGCACTATGGCGCCGCCTGGCGCGCGCTGCCCGGCTGGTTGCGGGCCCCCAGTGCCGCGCTCGCGCACGCCCTCCCGCGGAACAATACGATCAAGCGTGGCCTTTATTCGCTCCACGAGCCCGACCGGCTTCGTCGTTTCCAGCAGGTATTCTCGCTGGTTTCGGACTACGCGATGCAGAGGCTTGTTCGCCCCGAGCTGATCGCTGACGGGGAAGCCAGCGTGGCGGCCCGCTGCTGGGAGGAATACCGGCCGGCCTTCGAAAACCTGGACGACCTGAACGCCCTTCAGTTACTCGAGCTGCGCTCGTCGCTGCCGGACGAGTTGCTCATGTATGGCGACAAGCTGTCCATGGCGCACGCCCTTGAGGTTCGCGTACCCTATCTCGATCGCGAAGTGGTCGAGCACGTCCAGCAATTGGGCGCGTCCTTCAAGGTGCGTCATGGTGTTCGCAAGTGGCTTCATCGCGAAGTGAGCAAGCGGCTGTTGTCGTCGGAAATTATTCATCGCAAGAAGCGTGGATTTGCAGTGAATGTGGTCGATGGGTGGTTCCGCCAATCCCTCGACGGACGGACCCGGCAATACCTGGCCGATCCGCAGTCACACGTCTACCGGTTCCTGGAGCCGGCTGCGGTGCAATCCATGCTGGGTGACCACGCGGCAGGCCGGGCCGACCACCACAAGATACTATTTAGTGTCGTCGTGCTGGAGCAATGGCTCCGCACCTTCCGTCTGATTCGGCGAACGCGACGTACCCATCCTGTGTATTAA
- a CDS encoding type I secretion system permease/ATPase, with protein sequence MAIQNGSAHAADLGLRALALFLRLHGVNAEPDQLRDRCGSGEIGIRAMLRCARELGVEVRSRTTRWKRLAKIQLPGIASLRDGGFLLLGKIDDQAAVVLHPAASRPNIMTRAEFEEVWDGRLILPGSRNLAERVLHSLGGMSAPVRDLPRRAVDAVMRAREPLMRARDILILARDTLIRASAADRSDSAAAATSAGFRAASAESESGDESGLIAVTILLRCHGIAADPDQIRHRMGTAKVGVAEILRCAKEFGLKARIQKTSWNRLAVTPLPGIAVLRDGGYLILGKVIDDGLLVQRPVSPRPETMTQAELEAIWDGDIILMTRRAALTDLSRRFDIGWFVGAVHKYRRLLGEVLVASFFLQIFALISPLFFQVVIDKVLVHRSMSTLDVLVIGLVVLTVFETVLEMLRVYLFAHTTNRIDVELGARLFRHLMALPIAYFQSRRVGDSVARVRELENIRQFLTSSALTLVIDLLFTVVFLAVMFWYSTTLSLIVMASFPFYIGISSLAAPLFRRRLDEKFNRGSENQAFLVESVTGVETLKAMAVEPQMQRRWEEQLAGYVSASFRVLSLNNTASQAVQMINKLVVAATLYFGARLVIGGDLTVGELVAFNMLAARVSTPVLRLAQLWQDFHQTRLSIDRLGDILNTLPEPSFNPGRAALPPIRGEVTFEHASFRYRLDGPQVLHDVSFSVQPGQVIGIVGSSGSGKSTITKLIQRLYVPESGRVLVDGTDLAMVDLAWLRRQIGVVLQENVLFNRSIRENIALADPSMPMERVIEAASLAGAHEFILELPEGYDTIVGERGSSLSGGQRQRVAIARALITDPRILILDEATSALDYESERAIQQNMKRISAGRTVFVIAHRLSTVRNANRIITLEHGRIVEDGNHDELIRTNGRYANLHYLQAGIHDVR encoded by the coding sequence ATGGCGATCCAGAATGGGAGTGCCCACGCCGCAGATCTAGGCCTTCGCGCGCTAGCTCTGTTCCTGCGCCTTCATGGCGTGAACGCCGAGCCCGACCAGCTCCGCGATCGCTGCGGGAGCGGCGAGATCGGCATCCGCGCGATGCTTCGCTGTGCGCGCGAGCTCGGGGTCGAGGTCCGATCGCGCACGACGCGCTGGAAGCGACTTGCGAAGATCCAACTGCCGGGGATAGCTTCGCTCCGTGATGGTGGATTCCTGCTTCTCGGCAAGATCGACGATCAGGCGGCCGTCGTGCTGCATCCAGCCGCGTCGCGTCCGAACATCATGACGCGCGCGGAATTCGAAGAAGTCTGGGACGGCCGTTTGATCCTGCCCGGATCACGGAATCTCGCGGAGCGGGTGCTCCACTCCCTTGGTGGCATGAGCGCCCCCGTGCGCGATCTGCCGCGCCGTGCGGTCGATGCCGTGATGCGGGCCCGCGAACCCTTGATGCGTGCCAGGGACATCCTGATACTCGCCCGCGATACGTTGATACGCGCGTCTGCCGCCGATCGAAGCGATAGTGCGGCCGCCGCGACGAGCGCCGGATTCCGGGCAGCGAGTGCCGAATCTGAGAGCGGCGACGAATCGGGCCTCATCGCGGTGACGATCCTGCTGCGTTGCCATGGCATCGCGGCCGACCCAGATCAGATTCGGCATCGGATGGGTACGGCGAAGGTCGGCGTTGCCGAGATCCTGCGCTGCGCTAAGGAGTTCGGGCTCAAGGCACGGATACAGAAGACGAGCTGGAACAGGCTTGCGGTGACTCCGCTGCCCGGGATCGCGGTGCTGCGTGACGGAGGATACCTGATCCTTGGCAAGGTGATCGATGACGGTCTTCTGGTTCAGCGCCCGGTGTCTCCCCGGCCTGAAACAATGACGCAGGCCGAATTGGAAGCCATCTGGGACGGCGACATTATCCTGATGACGCGGCGCGCGGCACTGACGGATCTGTCGCGGCGCTTCGATATCGGCTGGTTTGTCGGCGCGGTCCACAAGTATCGCCGTCTTCTCGGCGAGGTGCTGGTCGCGTCGTTCTTCCTCCAGATCTTTGCCCTCATCTCACCGCTCTTCTTCCAGGTGGTGATCGACAAGGTGCTCGTGCATCGAAGCATGAGCACACTCGACGTTCTGGTGATAGGCCTCGTCGTGCTGACCGTCTTCGAGACCGTCCTCGAGATGCTGCGCGTCTATCTGTTCGCGCACACGACCAACCGCATCGACGTCGAGCTCGGCGCCCGGCTGTTTCGTCACCTGATGGCGCTGCCGATCGCCTATTTCCAGTCACGTCGCGTCGGCGATTCGGTCGCACGCGTCCGCGAGCTCGAGAATATCCGCCAGTTTCTGACGAGTTCAGCGCTCACGCTCGTGATCGACCTGTTGTTCACCGTCGTCTTCCTTGCGGTAATGTTCTGGTACTCGACGACGTTGTCGCTGATCGTCATGGCGTCGTTCCCGTTCTACATCGGCATTTCCAGTCTGGCTGCGCCGCTGTTTCGCCGACGCCTCGATGAGAAGTTCAATCGGGGCTCCGAGAATCAGGCTTTCCTGGTCGAGAGCGTCACTGGCGTCGAAACGCTGAAGGCCATGGCGGTCGAGCCGCAGATGCAGCGCCGCTGGGAGGAGCAGCTTGCCGGCTATGTGTCTGCGAGCTTCCGCGTGCTCAGCCTGAACAATACGGCGAGCCAAGCGGTCCAGATGATCAACAAGCTGGTCGTCGCGGCAACCCTCTACTTCGGCGCTAGGCTCGTGATCGGTGGCGACCTGACCGTCGGCGAGCTCGTCGCGTTCAACATGCTGGCCGCGCGCGTGAGCACGCCGGTGCTGCGACTGGCGCAACTCTGGCAGGATTTCCATCAGACCCGCCTATCGATCGATCGTCTTGGCGACATTCTCAACACCCTCCCCGAGCCGAGCTTCAATCCCGGTCGCGCCGCTCTGCCGCCAATTCGCGGAGAGGTCACGTTCGAGCATGCGTCGTTCCGCTACCGCCTCGACGGCCCCCAGGTGCTGCACGACGTGTCGTTCAGCGTCCAGCCCGGTCAGGTCATCGGGATCGTGGGCTCCTCCGGCTCGGGCAAGAGCACCATCACCAAGCTGATCCAGCGGCTCTATGTGCCGGAGAGCGGCCGCGTGCTGGTCGACGGCACCGATCTCGCGATGGTCGATCTGGCCTGGCTTCGACGCCAGATCGGCGTCGTCCTGCAGGAGAACGTGCTGTTCAACCGTTCCATTCGCGAGAACATCGCGCTGGCCGATCCGTCCATGCCCATGGAACGCGTCATCGAGGCGGCATCGCTTGCCGGCGCTCACGAGTTCATCCTGGAGCTGCCCGAGGGCTATGACACCATCGTCGGCGAGCGCGGCAGCAGTCTGTCCGGCGGGCAGCGCCAGCGTGTCGCGATCGCGCGCGCGCTCATTACCGATCCGCGCATCCTGATCCTCGACGAGGCGACCAGCGCGCTGGATTACGAAAGCGAGCGCGCTATCCAGCAGAACATGAAGCGAATTTCCGCCGGACGGACAGTCTTCGTCATCGCGCATCGGCTGTCGACCGTGCGCAATGCGAACCGGATCATCACGCTCGAGCATGGGCGCATCGTCGAGGACGGCAACCATGACGAGCTGATCCGCACAAACGGCCGTTACGCAAACCTCCATTATCTGCAGGCCGGTATCCATGACGTCCGCTAA
- a CDS encoding HlyD family type I secretion periplasmic adaptor subunit: MTSANRNILPFPRGELRRREHEIAFLPAALEITETPPSPIGRAIAASIVAVFCMALVWAALGSVDIVATATGKIVPGGRTKLIQPFETGVVRAIHVRDGQSVKAGDILIELDPTMTEADQERQKSDLVAAALDVARLRAALAEDPLAAFQPPPGASAAEVEMHRQFLISQRAEQSAKLSEIERQEGQKEAERATTSASVAKLQATIPVLQERVDIRKGLVEKALASKVVYLSEYQELVGLQQDLVLQQSRLREADAAIALLKETKERTAAEYRRVIYDALAKAEQKATSSAQEVIKAERRTKLQHLTAPVDGVVQQLAVHTVGGVVTPAQAIAVVVPSASQLEIEAMLSNRDIGFVHPGQKAEIKVDTFNFTRYGLLHGDVLSVSSDAITRDRPPVGTNDRAAGAATSTSEPRGQELEYAARISLDRTDMQIDEKLVKLGPGMAVTVEIKTGTRRIISYLLSPLARYRQESLRER, from the coding sequence ATGACGTCCGCTAACCGAAACATTCTCCCGTTTCCGAGAGGCGAACTTCGCCGTCGCGAGCACGAAATTGCATTCCTGCCGGCTGCGCTCGAAATCACCGAAACGCCGCCATCGCCGATCGGGCGCGCGATCGCGGCGAGCATCGTCGCGGTGTTTTGCATGGCGCTCGTGTGGGCGGCACTCGGCAGCGTCGACATCGTCGCCACTGCGACCGGCAAGATTGTGCCGGGCGGGCGCACCAAGCTGATCCAGCCCTTCGAGACGGGCGTCGTCCGCGCCATTCACGTGCGCGACGGGCAGAGCGTCAAGGCTGGCGATATCCTGATCGAGCTCGACCCGACGATGACGGAGGCCGACCAGGAACGCCAGAAGAGCGATCTCGTCGCGGCCGCGCTCGACGTAGCGCGGCTGCGCGCGGCGCTCGCGGAGGATCCGCTTGCCGCCTTCCAGCCGCCGCCAGGGGCAAGTGCCGCTGAGGTCGAGATGCATCGTCAATTCCTGATCAGCCAGCGCGCCGAGCAAAGCGCCAAGCTCTCCGAGATCGAGCGCCAGGAAGGCCAGAAGGAGGCGGAGCGGGCGACCACCTCGGCGAGCGTCGCCAAGCTGCAGGCAACGATCCCGGTGCTGCAGGAGCGGGTCGACATCCGCAAGGGCCTTGTCGAAAAGGCACTGGCTTCGAAGGTTGTGTATCTCTCCGAGTATCAGGAGCTGGTCGGACTCCAGCAAGATCTTGTCCTGCAGCAGAGCCGGCTGCGCGAAGCCGATGCGGCCATCGCTCTGCTAAAGGAAACGAAGGAGAGGACCGCCGCGGAATATCGGCGCGTCATCTATGACGCATTGGCGAAAGCCGAGCAGAAGGCCACGAGCTCCGCGCAGGAGGTGATCAAGGCCGAGCGGCGTACGAAACTCCAGCATCTGACCGCGCCGGTCGACGGCGTCGTGCAGCAGCTCGCCGTCCATACGGTCGGAGGCGTGGTGACGCCGGCTCAGGCCATCGCGGTGGTGGTTCCGAGCGCGAGCCAGCTCGAGATCGAGGCCATGCTCTCCAACCGCGACATCGGTTTCGTCCATCCCGGTCAGAAGGCGGAGATCAAAGTCGATACCTTCAACTTCACGCGGTACGGGCTCCTTCATGGCGACGTGCTCAGCGTGTCGTCGGATGCCATCACGCGCGACAGGCCACCGGTCGGAACGAATGACCGGGCGGCAGGTGCAGCCACAAGCACCAGCGAACCGAGAGGCCAAGAGCTGGAGTATGCCGCCCGCATTTCACTCGACCGGACGGACATGCAGATCGACGAGAAACTCGTGAAGCTCGGCCCCGGCATGGCGGTGACAGTCGAGATCAAGACCGGCACGCGCAGGATCATCAGCTACCTGCTCTCGCCGCTAGCGAGATACAGGCAGGAATCCCTGCGGGAGCGGTAG